A window of Apium graveolens cultivar Ventura chromosome 8, ASM990537v1, whole genome shotgun sequence contains these coding sequences:
- the LOC141680657 gene encoding uncharacterized protein LOC141680657, whose amino-acid sequence MVAQVNGEFEAKDDTMGKYLRVMKGILTQFDEWLAEHVPREGNTTADALSQFASSEIENYPRSIYFKVLKTPTIHVINLIALVVVVSCWIDPIKTHLETGWLPDDAQEARKLSVRVLRYSLIEGLLYKRSFVVPYLKCLRPLEAEEALKEAHEGICGQHLGGRALAHKITRLGFYWPTMLADAKAYVKRYDRCQRHTPIVRQPPERLMSINTPIPFAMWGMDILGPFPIASGQIKFIMVAIDYFTKWIEAKALAKITTKKITQFFWENVIC is encoded by the coding sequence ATGGTTGCTCAAGTTAATGGGGAGTTTGAGGCCAAAGATGATACTATGGGCAAGTACCTGAGAGTCATGAAGGGAATactgactcagttcgatgaatggtTAGCAGAACATGTTCCAAGAGAGGGGAACACTACGGCGGATGCCTTGTCTCAGTTCGCCTCGTCTGAAATCGAGAACTATCCGAGAAGTATTTACTTCAAGGTCTTGAAGACCCCTACTATTCATGTCATAAATCTGATAGCACTGGTTGTTGTGGTAAGCTGTTGGATAGACCCGATCAAGACCCACTTAGAAACTGGGTGGCTCCCCGATGATGCCCAAGAGGCACGCAAGCTGTCGGTTAGAGTGTTAAGGTACTCTTTGATTGAAGGCCTTCTTTATAAAAGGTCCTTTGTTGTTCCATACTTGAAGTGCTTAAGACCTCTTGAAGCAGAGGAGGCACTTAAAGAAGCCCATGAAGGGATTTGTGGACAACACCTAGGGGGCAGggccctcgctcacaagataactcgaTTGGGGTTCTACTGGCCAACTATGCTAGCCGATGCAAAGGCTTATGTGAAGAGATACGACAGATGCCAGAGGCACACTCCGATAGTACGACAGCCCCCAGAGAGGCTTATGTCGATCAACACACCCATCCCTTTTGCAATGTGGGGAATGGACATACTTGGACCATTTCCTATAGCATCGGGACAAATAAAGTTCATTATGGTAGCCATAGACTACTTTacaaagtggattgaggctaaggcactagccaagataaccaccaagaaAATTACCCAATTCTTCTGGGAGAATGTGATATGTTGA